One Pyrococcus furiosus DSM 3638 genomic region harbors:
- a CDS encoding ThiF family adenylyltransferase: protein MRIDFSRHFPIIGIEGQRKLQEKKVAVVGAGALGSWEVYFLKKLGVGEIIVVDRDFVEASDIPRTIYTEKDIGRPKVDVLRDRFGVKGYFEDLNPGTLYLLDEADLILDGTDNIYTRQVINDYAIKTGKPWIYVGVLATYGNIMPIIPEKTACFRCIMPKLPSRPLPTCATAGIMSYVPPLAAAIAVSLATKILLGEEVKSELIFFDTKTLEFEKIEIPRRDDCPACVRKELTFLEKQIKIERMCDGSIQVVPPERLEVDLEDLAKRLEEMGIEYILTSQFIQFEDEDYEVLIFKGGRMIIRGAEDEKTAKNIFARYLGG from the coding sequence ATGAGAATTGACTTTTCAAGGCATTTTCCCATAATAGGAATTGAAGGACAGAGAAAACTCCAAGAGAAAAAGGTTGCTGTTGTAGGAGCTGGAGCTTTAGGAAGTTGGGAAGTTTACTTTCTCAAAAAATTGGGGGTTGGTGAAATAATAGTAGTGGATAGGGATTTTGTAGAGGCGAGTGATATTCCCAGAACAATCTATACGGAAAAAGACATTGGAAGGCCAAAGGTTGACGTGCTTAGAGATAGGTTTGGTGTTAAAGGATATTTCGAAGATTTAAACCCAGGAACTCTTTATCTCTTAGACGAAGCTGATCTCATACTTGATGGGACGGACAATATATATACTAGACAGGTAATAAATGACTACGCAATAAAAACTGGAAAACCATGGATATATGTGGGTGTTTTAGCTACTTACGGCAATATAATGCCAATTATCCCAGAAAAAACTGCATGTTTTAGGTGTATAATGCCCAAATTGCCCTCCCGTCCTCTACCAACATGTGCCACAGCAGGAATCATGAGCTATGTACCCCCACTAGCTGCTGCAATTGCAGTAAGCCTCGCAACGAAAATCCTGCTAGGAGAGGAAGTCAAGAGCGAACTCATATTCTTTGACACAAAAACACTAGAATTTGAAAAAATTGAGATTCCCAGGAGAGATGATTGTCCTGCATGTGTTAGAAAAGAATTAACATTTCTGGAGAAGCAAATAAAAATCGAGAGAATGTGTGATGGATCAATACAAGTAGTACCTCCTGAGAGGCTTGAGGTAGACCTTGAAGATCTTGCTAAAAGATTAGAAGAAATGGGAATTGAATACATTTTGACCTCTCAGTTTATCCAGTTTGAAGATGAAGACTACGAAGTTCTTATATTCAAAGGAGGGAGAATGATTATAAGAGGAGCAGAGGATGAAAAAACTGCAAAGAACATTTTCGCCAGATACTTAGGTGGATAA
- a CDS encoding DUF523 domain-containing protein, which yields MKILVVAPCLLTPFYVYRGPKDKEYKTSSELRKLLAELSDEWFIFLYPCPELLAVGWPRPPMSREVLERLGTRERSKIIADFIGRVLTEEKPEKVVFVGVKGSPTCGVFTTTSSNPDEFPYVAVQEFFYLSKEERLRKYKELTKNFKVINAPGLLFEILMARFPEAIFVEFDKDNIEESIRRIREVVKE from the coding sequence ATGAAGATTTTGGTAGTGGCACCTTGCCTCTTAACTCCTTTCTATGTTTACAGGGGTCCTAAAGACAAAGAATACAAAACATCAAGTGAACTGAGAAAACTTTTAGCTGAGCTTAGTGATGAATGGTTTATTTTCCTTTATCCCTGTCCAGAACTCTTAGCCGTAGGATGGCCGAGACCTCCAATGAGTAGAGAAGTCTTAGAAAGGCTGGGAACGAGGGAAAGATCAAAGATAATCGCCGATTTTATAGGGAGGGTGTTGACGGAAGAAAAGCCAGAAAAAGTTGTGTTTGTTGGAGTTAAGGGATCTCCCACTTGTGGAGTTTTCACAACGACCTCTAGCAATCCTGATGAATTTCCTTATGTGGCTGTTCAGGAGTTCTTCTACCTATCAAAGGAAGAGAGATTGAGGAAGTACAAAGAGTTGACAAAAAACTTCAAAGTTATTAATGCTCCTGGGCTCTTGTTTGAAATATTAATGGCAAGGTTTCCAGAAGCAATATTCGTTGAATTTGATAAGGATAATATAGAGGAGAGCATTAGAAGAATAAGAGAAGTAGTCAAAGAATAG
- a CDS encoding metallophosphoesterase family protein, whose translation MVYVAVLANIAGNLPALTAALSRIEEMREEGYEIEKYYILGNIVGLFPYPKEVIEVIKDLTKKENVKIIRGKYDQIIAMSDPHATDPGYIDKLELPGHVKKALKFTWEKLGHEGREYLRDLPIYLVDKIGGNEVFGVYGSPINPFDGEVLAEQPTSYYEAIMRPVKDYEMLIVASPMYPVDAMTRYGRVVCPGSVGFPPGKEHKATFALVDVDTLKPKFIEVEYDKKIIEERIRAEGLPEEIIKILYHGGRP comes from the coding sequence ATGGTGTACGTTGCAGTACTTGCAAACATAGCGGGAAACTTACCGGCACTAACAGCAGCATTATCGAGAATAGAGGAGATGAGAGAGGAAGGGTACGAGATTGAGAAGTACTATATTTTAGGAAACATAGTTGGCTTGTTCCCATATCCAAAAGAGGTTATTGAGGTTATAAAAGACTTGACCAAGAAGGAAAATGTGAAGATAATTAGAGGAAAATATGACCAGATAATTGCAATGAGTGATCCTCATGCCACAGATCCTGGGTATATAGATAAGCTCGAGCTTCCTGGCCATGTAAAGAAGGCCTTAAAGTTCACTTGGGAAAAGCTTGGGCATGAGGGAAGAGAGTACCTTAGGGATCTTCCAATATATCTGGTTGATAAAATTGGAGGCAATGAGGTATTTGGAGTCTATGGCAGTCCTATAAACCCCTTCGACGGAGAAGTTCTTGCTGAGCAACCCACCAGCTACTACGAGGCCATTATGAGGCCCGTAAAAGACTACGAAATGCTCATAGTAGCAAGTCCGATGTATCCGGTAGATGCGATGACAAGATACGGAAGAGTTGTCTGCCCAGGAAGCGTTGGCTTCCCGCCTGGAAAGGAACACAAGGCAACATTTGCCTTAGTTGATGTAGATACCTTAAAACCAAAGTTCATAGAGGTTGAATACGATAAGAAGATAATCGAGGAAAGAATTAGGGCAGAAGGCTTACCTGAGGAAATCATTAAGATCTTATATCACGGAGGAAGGCCATAA
- a CDS encoding lipopolysaccharide biosynthesis protein, translated as MDRKKVMVRHSIASLVALGIFGGSRFLYNVIIGRKYGVETLGYTNSIISQAFFVAGFLAFFSVGLGKFTSEFLGKGEYNRIKKLTGISFTFPFLGLILIPLNFHVALLSVLRAIQLTFRSFIYGLHKGELYAYSVILAFPFFLLGFLDGPLLPYYLLLGTIGIFSLSYLVSRSLIGLPGREDTKALIGFSTWAFLGTIAGIFLLQAPYFLTEKLAGNIEAGIVSVALSTAFLLSYLPQILQSAIVPLYAYDYAKGDDKAIKELAENSTLLLSLFSSLLVFGLIFAKSFVEVLFNIKMGAELLLALIGVELYIAYNPLINLLTATKFVKKSAIFSLIGAMVSGIFWILLIPRLGAIGTLLGLTLGYAIIFALVLWESKRKFNINAKILKPTLLAIPLQLLSLKFPYTILIYLITEIKDIEKVMAFLRDIRS; from the coding sequence ATGGACAGAAAGAAAGTTATGGTGAGGCATTCAATTGCAAGTTTAGTAGCCTTAGGAATATTTGGGGGGAGCAGATTCCTATATAACGTCATCATAGGGAGAAAGTATGGGGTTGAAACCCTTGGATATACTAACTCTATAATTTCGCAAGCATTTTTTGTAGCTGGATTTTTGGCATTTTTCTCAGTTGGCCTGGGGAAATTTACCTCCGAATTCCTGGGAAAAGGAGAATACAATAGGATAAAAAAGCTCACCGGAATTTCCTTCACGTTTCCCTTTCTGGGTTTAATTCTAATTCCCTTAAACTTTCATGTCGCTCTGCTTTCAGTACTAAGGGCAATTCAACTAACTTTTAGAAGCTTTATTTATGGACTTCACAAAGGCGAACTTTATGCTTATTCTGTTATATTAGCCTTCCCATTTTTCCTCCTTGGCTTTTTAGATGGACCTCTTCTTCCTTATTATCTCCTCCTGGGAACAATTGGAATTTTCTCACTCTCTTACCTTGTATCGAGAAGCTTAATTGGTCTCCCAGGGAGAGAAGATACTAAAGCACTTATTGGCTTTTCAACATGGGCATTTCTAGGCACTATTGCGGGGATATTTCTACTACAAGCACCCTATTTTCTTACGGAAAAGCTTGCAGGAAACATCGAGGCGGGAATAGTCTCTGTGGCGCTCTCAACGGCGTTCCTACTTTCTTACCTCCCACAAATACTCCAATCTGCGATAGTCCCTCTCTATGCCTATGACTACGCTAAAGGGGATGATAAAGCAATAAAAGAACTGGCCGAAAACTCAACTTTACTTTTATCTCTTTTCTCCTCCCTACTAGTCTTTGGATTAATTTTTGCAAAGTCATTTGTTGAGGTGCTGTTTAACATTAAGATGGGAGCAGAACTTCTTTTAGCTCTAATAGGAGTTGAGTTGTACATAGCATACAATCCACTGATTAACCTTCTAACAGCAACGAAGTTTGTGAAAAAATCAGCAATATTTTCTCTGATTGGTGCCATGGTGTCAGGAATATTTTGGATTCTTTTAATCCCCAGATTAGGAGCTATAGGAACCCTTTTAGGCCTCACCCTTGGTTACGCAATAATTTTTGCACTGGTCTTGTGGGAAAGCAAGAGAAAATTCAATATAAACGCGAAAATACTAAAACCAACCCTTTTAGCTATTCCTCTACAATTGTTGTCCCTAAAATTCCCTTATACAATTTTGATTTACCTTATTACAGAAATAAAGGATATAGAAAAAGTTATGGCCTTCCTCCGTGATATAAGATCTTAA
- the proS gene encoding proline--tRNA ligase, producing the protein MVERKKWSENFSEWFNEVIEEAGILDKRYPVKGMNVWLPYGLKIMKNIEKFIHEEMERTDHQEVLFPALIPETEFQKEAEHIAGFEGEVFWVTHAGHEPLDVRLVLRPTSETAMYSMFALWIRSHADLPFKVYQIVNVYRYETKHTRPLIRVREISRFFEAHTAHADFEDAERQIKEDLEIFDNLMKKLAIAYVISKRPEWDKFPGAYYSLGAEVVMPDGRTLQIGTMHNYKQNFAKAYNILYEKEDGTHDYVHQTTFGMSERLLAAVIAIHGDDRGMVLPPTIAPIQVVIVPIPKKGSEEEVYSYAREIEEELKLAGIRVHLDLRDKRPGWKFYDWELKGVPVRIEVGPRDAAEKTVVLARRDKLEKITVSREELVDKVRELFDDIMQYLYERAKEWLESHIKRVDTIEEAKELFNDRRGIVEIPWCGEEECGLKMEEELEAKMLGIPYPEESARVEGKKCPVCGREAKFIARFARTY; encoded by the coding sequence ATGGTAGAGAGAAAGAAGTGGAGTGAAAACTTCAGTGAGTGGTTTAATGAAGTAATAGAGGAGGCTGGAATCCTAGACAAAAGGTACCCTGTAAAAGGAATGAACGTCTGGCTTCCATATGGGCTTAAAATAATGAAGAACATTGAAAAATTCATTCATGAAGAGATGGAGAGAACGGACCATCAGGAAGTTCTCTTTCCAGCTTTAATCCCTGAAACTGAGTTCCAAAAGGAGGCCGAGCATATTGCTGGCTTTGAGGGAGAGGTTTTCTGGGTAACCCATGCTGGCCATGAGCCGTTGGATGTTAGATTAGTTTTGAGGCCAACAAGTGAAACTGCAATGTACTCAATGTTTGCCCTCTGGATAAGGTCTCACGCTGATTTGCCTTTCAAGGTTTACCAGATAGTCAACGTGTATAGGTATGAGACAAAGCACACTAGGCCTCTAATTAGAGTTAGGGAAATTAGCAGGTTCTTTGAGGCCCACACAGCTCATGCAGACTTTGAAGATGCAGAGAGACAGATAAAGGAAGACCTTGAGATCTTTGATAACCTAATGAAAAAGCTAGCAATAGCATATGTCATATCTAAAAGGCCAGAATGGGACAAGTTCCCAGGAGCTTACTACTCCCTGGGAGCTGAAGTTGTAATGCCCGATGGAAGAACCTTGCAGATAGGAACGATGCACAACTATAAGCAGAACTTTGCCAAGGCATACAACATCCTCTATGAGAAGGAGGACGGTACTCACGACTACGTTCACCAGACCACGTTTGGCATGAGTGAAAGATTGCTAGCTGCAGTCATAGCAATTCACGGAGACGACAGGGGAATGGTTCTTCCACCAACCATAGCCCCAATCCAAGTTGTTATAGTTCCAATCCCAAAGAAGGGAAGTGAAGAGGAAGTTTACTCATATGCAAGAGAGATTGAGGAAGAGCTAAAGCTTGCTGGAATAAGGGTGCACTTAGACTTGAGAGACAAGAGGCCTGGATGGAAGTTTTACGATTGGGAGCTTAAGGGGGTTCCAGTGAGAATTGAAGTTGGGCCGAGGGATGCCGCTGAAAAGACCGTTGTTCTTGCAAGGAGGGACAAGCTCGAAAAGATAACGGTTTCAAGGGAAGAGCTAGTTGATAAAGTTAGGGAGCTGTTTGATGACATAATGCAGTACCTCTACGAGAGGGCCAAAGAGTGGTTGGAGAGCCACATCAAACGGGTTGACACAATTGAAGAGGCCAAGGAACTATTCAATGACAGGAGAGGTATAGTGGAGATTCCATGGTGTGGAGAGGAGGAGTGTGGACTTAAAATGGAAGAGGAGCTGGAGGCTAAAATGCTTGGAATCCCTTATCCTGAGGAGAGTGCAAGGGTGGAAGGTAAGAAGTGTCCCGTATGTGGTAGGGAAGCTAAATTCATAGCTAGGTTTGCAAGAACGTACTGA
- a CDS encoding dephospho-CoA kinase has protein sequence MILLLTGMPGSGKGVVAREFEKRGIPVVSMGDAIREEAEKRGIPKTPEGLKEVSLKVREELGPGAVAILTVPKVRKLLELNPVVVVEGVRSPYEVEEFRKEFKNEEIKVVAIHSSPKSRFQRLLKRQRSDDPKTWEEFVERDRKELNFGIGEVIALADYIIVNECGFDQLKANIEKLISMIFDGKI, from the coding sequence ATGATACTTCTTTTGACAGGAATGCCAGGCTCGGGAAAGGGTGTTGTGGCTAGAGAGTTCGAAAAAAGAGGAATACCTGTTGTTTCAATGGGGGATGCAATTAGGGAGGAGGCAGAAAAAAGGGGTATTCCAAAGACTCCCGAAGGATTAAAAGAAGTGAGCTTAAAAGTAAGGGAAGAATTGGGGCCAGGAGCTGTCGCCATTCTTACAGTACCCAAGGTTAGGAAATTATTGGAACTAAATCCAGTTGTTGTGGTGGAGGGGGTTAGAAGTCCCTACGAAGTAGAAGAATTCAGAAAAGAATTCAAAAACGAAGAGATAAAGGTTGTGGCAATTCATTCCTCTCCAAAATCTAGATTCCAGAGACTATTAAAGAGGCAGAGAAGTGATGATCCGAAGACCTGGGAGGAATTTGTAGAGAGAGATAGGAAGGAGTTAAACTTCGGCATTGGAGAGGTCATAGCCCTAGCGGATTACATAATAGTTAATGAGTGTGGTTTTGATCAATTAAAGGCAAACATAGAGAAGCTAATCTCCATGATTTTTGATGGGAAGATTTAA
- a CDS encoding TATA-box-binding protein, with amino-acid sequence MVDMSKVKLRIENIVASVDLFAQLDLEKVLDLCPNSKYNPEEFPGIICHLDDPKVALLIFSSGKLVVTGAKSVQDIERAVAKLAQKLKSIGVKFKRAPQIDVQNMVFSGDIGREFNLDVVALTLPNCEYEPEQFPGVIYRVKEPKSVILLFSSGKIVCSGAKSEADAWEAVRKLLRELDKYGLLEEEEEEL; translated from the coding sequence ATGGTGGATATGAGCAAGGTTAAGCTCAGGATAGAGAACATAGTTGCTTCCGTCGATCTTTTCGCTCAGCTCGACCTTGAAAAAGTTCTTGATTTGTGCCCAAATTCTAAGTACAATCCTGAAGAGTTCCCAGGTATTATTTGTCATCTCGATGATCCGAAGGTTGCTCTCTTGATCTTCAGCTCTGGAAAACTTGTCGTTACCGGCGCTAAAAGCGTTCAAGACATTGAAAGGGCTGTAGCTAAGCTTGCTCAAAAGCTGAAGAGCATTGGAGTTAAGTTCAAGAGGGCACCACAGATAGATGTGCAGAATATGGTGTTTAGCGGTGACATTGGTAGGGAATTTAATTTAGACGTGGTAGCCTTAACCTTGCCAAACTGTGAGTATGAACCAGAGCAGTTCCCAGGTGTGATATATAGAGTCAAGGAACCAAAGTCAGTGATTCTCCTATTCTCGTCTGGAAAGATCGTTTGTTCTGGTGCAAAGAGTGAAGCAGATGCCTGGGAGGCAGTGAGAAAGCTGTTGAGAGAATTGGATAAGTATGGACTGCTAGAGGAAGAAGAGGAGGAGCTTTGA
- the folP gene encoding dihydropteroate synthase, whose amino-acid sequence MKFAGVSLDTPKVMGVINVSPESFFKGSVKRGEELIETAVRMVEEGAAFIDIGAKSTAPYLETEIPVEEEIRRAVEAIRAIRDAVDVPISIDTTNAKVAEEAIKAGADIVNDVTGLKGDPEMVKVVKEYDVPVVICAHQENVRNFSDPVHEVIDSLKESLQIAYKNGIEKENIAIDPAIGFFRPEYPPWYVWDSKVIANLKLLKVFGLPILVGISRKSFIGAITGREDPSERLEGSLAATAIAVLNGANIIRAHDVKETLDVIKVADFIRRFTL is encoded by the coding sequence ATGAAGTTTGCTGGAGTTTCGTTAGATACTCCCAAAGTAATGGGAGTCATAAACGTTTCCCCTGAAAGCTTCTTCAAGGGGAGTGTGAAGAGAGGAGAAGAGCTTATAGAAACAGCGGTAAGAATGGTTGAAGAGGGGGCGGCGTTTATAGATATTGGCGCAAAATCAACTGCTCCCTACTTAGAAACTGAGATACCAGTTGAAGAGGAAATTAGAAGGGCCGTTGAAGCTATAAGAGCTATTAGAGATGCTGTAGATGTCCCGATAAGTATTGACACAACTAATGCTAAGGTTGCTGAGGAAGCAATAAAAGCTGGGGCAGACATTGTGAACGATGTAACTGGGCTTAAGGGAGACCCAGAGATGGTTAAAGTTGTTAAAGAATATGATGTCCCCGTCGTTATATGTGCACATCAAGAAAATGTAAGGAACTTTTCAGATCCAGTTCATGAAGTGATAGACTCCTTGAAGGAAAGTCTTCAGATAGCATACAAAAACGGGATAGAGAAAGAGAACATAGCAATAGACCCAGCCATAGGATTTTTCAGGCCCGAATATCCTCCCTGGTATGTTTGGGATTCGAAGGTAATAGCGAATTTAAAGTTACTGAAAGTCTTTGGACTTCCAATTTTAGTTGGAATATCAAGGAAGTCATTCATTGGAGCTATAACGGGAAGGGAGGATCCAAGTGAAAGGCTTGAAGGAAGCTTGGCCGCTACGGCGATAGCTGTGTTAAATGGAGCAAACATAATAAGAGCTCATGACGTCAAAGAAACCCTAGATGTAATAAAGGTTGCAGACTTCATTCGGAGATTCACTCTATAG
- a CDS encoding RNA-binding domain-containing protein, translated as MFEEVEVEAYVYPTEDIEKVKKAMLNLVPGLKFEAFDKGEYMILVGRTRDKRALQRLYELFRGQQILDTARMMLEEGYFGEEIIIKVHKQVAYVGKVNFNEESPLGPITIIIRTKEPQKLMKWLAPRTKDGVPIE; from the coding sequence ATGTTTGAGGAAGTTGAAGTTGAGGCCTATGTTTATCCCACAGAAGATATAGAAAAGGTAAAGAAGGCAATGCTTAACTTAGTCCCAGGGCTAAAGTTTGAAGCTTTTGATAAGGGAGAGTACATGATTCTCGTTGGAAGGACAAGGGACAAGAGAGCTTTACAAAGACTTTATGAGCTCTTTAGGGGGCAGCAGATACTTGATACTGCCAGAATGATGCTCGAGGAGGGTTACTTTGGCGAGGAGATAATAATTAAGGTCCACAAGCAAGTGGCCTATGTGGGGAAGGTAAACTTCAACGAAGAATCACCTCTAGGTCCGATAACAATAATAATAAGAACGAAGGAGCCGCAAAAGCTAATGAAATGGCTAGCTCCAAGGACTAAGGACGGAGTTCCTATAGAGTGA
- a CDS encoding thermonuclease family protein: MRAKIAVVLILFLFFSGCTSRENELRGKVVGVVDGDTVYVELESGGKVKVRLVGIDAPELEEEIMRPGEYGNITNTSCLLKYGKIAKDYLRNLTLGKEVVLIMDRYQGERDKYGRLLAYLYLDSTDVNELMVEKGLARVFYEKKFEKMKEYLKKEEIARENRYGLWSCS, translated from the coding sequence ATGAGAGCCAAAATAGCTGTAGTCCTAATTTTATTTCTCTTCTTTAGTGGGTGCACAAGCAGAGAGAATGAGCTTCGAGGAAAAGTCGTGGGAGTTGTAGATGGAGATACTGTCTATGTAGAGCTTGAGAGTGGGGGAAAAGTCAAGGTTAGGCTTGTGGGTATAGATGCTCCCGAGTTAGAGGAAGAAATAATGAGGCCTGGGGAGTATGGAAACATAACCAACACCTCATGCCTTCTCAAATATGGGAAGATTGCAAAGGATTACCTCAGGAACTTAACCCTGGGCAAGGAAGTTGTTCTCATAATGGATAGATATCAAGGTGAGCGGGATAAATATGGAAGATTGCTCGCTTACCTCTATTTAGATTCAACTGATGTCAACGAGCTTATGGTGGAGAAAGGACTTGCTAGAGTATTCTATGAGAAAAAATTTGAAAAAATGAAGGAATATTTAAAGAAAGAAGAAATAGCGAGAGAAAACCGATATGGGTTGTGGAGTTGTAGTTAA
- a CDS encoding pyroglutamyl-peptidase I, with product MKVLVTGFEPFGGEKINPTERIAKDLDGIKIGDAQVFGRVLPVVFGKAKEVLEKTLEEIKPDIAIHVGLAPGRSAISIERIAVNAIDARIPDNEGKKIEDEPIVPGAPTAYFSTLPIKKIMKKLHERGIPAYISNSAGLYLCNYVMYLSLHHSATKGYPKMSGFIHVPYIPEQIIDKIGKGQVPPSMCYEMELEAVKVAIEVALEELL from the coding sequence ATGAAAGTATTAGTTACCGGGTTTGAGCCGTTTGGAGGAGAGAAAATTAACCCCACCGAAAGAATAGCAAAGGATCTTGACGGGATTAAGATTGGAGATGCCCAAGTATTTGGGAGAGTCCTCCCAGTGGTCTTTGGGAAAGCCAAGGAAGTATTGGAGAAAACATTAGAGGAGATAAAGCCAGACATAGCAATTCATGTGGGATTGGCCCCAGGAAGGAGCGCAATAAGTATAGAGAGGATAGCCGTCAATGCTATTGACGCTAGAATTCCGGATAATGAAGGGAAGAAGATTGAGGACGAGCCAATAGTCCCAGGAGCCCCAACGGCGTATTTCTCTACACTTCCAATAAAGAAGATCATGAAGAAGTTACACGAAAGAGGAATTCCCGCTTACATCTCAAACTCCGCTGGACTTTATCTCTGCAACTACGTTATGTACCTAAGCCTCCATCACTCAGCGACTAAAGGATATCCAAAGATGAGCGGATTTATACACGTCCCTTACATCCCAGAGCAGATCATAGATAAGATAGGGAAGGGCCAAGTGCCTCCAAGCATGTGCTATGAGATGGAGCTTGAAGCTGTTAAAGTAGCCATAGAGGTTGCGCTCGAGGAGTTGTTATGA
- a CDS encoding DUF504 domain-containing protein, whose protein sequence is MRKGSVKEVLAKIKYDPRENEEDYFIIIEHRGSYGNVRKIPVSLIELGHGYFFVGETQIPYHRILKVVRKDGRVVWESRKRGLK, encoded by the coding sequence ATGAGAAAAGGGAGCGTAAAAGAAGTTTTAGCAAAAATAAAATATGATCCCAGGGAGAATGAGGAAGATTACTTTATAATAATCGAACACAGAGGAAGTTATGGCAACGTTAGAAAAATACCAGTCTCATTGATTGAGCTCGGTCACGGTTATTTCTTTGTTGGAGAAACACAAATTCCGTATCATAGGATACTTAAGGTTGTTAGAAAAGATGGGAGGGTAGTTTGGGAAAGCAGGAAGAGGGGGTTAAAATGA
- a CDS encoding MBL fold metallo-hydrolase: MVPIIIKPDILMLKGEYLDSNIYFLKSGKELLIVDSGTGVFWNRYLSIAQQEGWFKNISRVVIFNTHEHFDHVGGNHIFMKFFKEKGIEVEFASHKDTARTLEEGDDSIILSYHYGRKYEPHPVDIKLKDGDLLSIGDVNLTVIHTPGHTQGSACLYYEDERIMFSGDTVFLNAYGRTDLPTGDEEELIRSLERLARYEVRLGLPGHGKLIDDWKSNIYRILDHLEGL, translated from the coding sequence ATGGTTCCGATCATAATAAAGCCGGACATCTTAATGTTAAAGGGAGAATATCTTGATTCCAACATATACTTTCTAAAAAGTGGGAAAGAGCTGCTGATAGTTGATAGTGGAACGGGAGTTTTTTGGAATAGATATCTAAGCATAGCTCAACAGGAGGGATGGTTTAAGAACATATCTAGGGTTGTGATTTTCAATACCCACGAACACTTTGATCATGTTGGGGGTAATCATATTTTCATGAAATTCTTTAAAGAAAAAGGAATAGAAGTTGAGTTTGCTTCCCATAAAGATACGGCAAGAACACTCGAGGAGGGAGATGACTCAATAATCTTATCTTACCATTATGGCAGAAAGTACGAGCCCCATCCAGTAGATATTAAGCTTAAGGATGGAGATCTTCTCTCCATAGGGGATGTTAATCTAACGGTAATTCACACTCCAGGACACACTCAGGGGAGTGCTTGCTTATACTATGAAGACGAAAGAATAATGTTCTCAGGGGATACAGTTTTCTTAAATGCATATGGAAGGACAGATTTGCCAACGGGGGATGAAGAAGAACTGATAAGATCTCTAGAGAGACTTGCAAGATATGAAGTTAGACTTGGCCTCCCTGGGCATGGAAAGTTAATAGATGATTGGAAGTCTAACATCTATAGAATACTCGACCATCTGGAGGGGCTTTAA
- a CDS encoding ACT domain-containing protein, with translation MREYLLIKIHEDGVIKIPQELAYEVGLVKGAYFLVEIDTDIKELHVERVALPGKKLVEIELVVEDKPGVLAKIAGILGKNGINILFNEAEELESLGLSAIVAVVDVSGAKISLKDLESTLKEINEVKEVKIVEIE, from the coding sequence TTGAGGGAGTACCTCCTTATTAAGATTCATGAAGATGGAGTTATTAAAATTCCCCAGGAGCTCGCCTATGAGGTTGGCCTAGTTAAAGGAGCTTACTTTTTGGTTGAGATTGACACAGACATCAAGGAGCTCCACGTTGAGAGGGTTGCTCTCCCAGGGAAAAAGCTGGTGGAGATTGAGCTTGTGGTTGAAGATAAACCTGGAGTCCTTGCAAAAATTGCAGGCATTTTGGGGAAAAATGGAATAAACATCTTGTTTAACGAAGCCGAAGAGCTCGAATCATTGGGACTATCGGCAATAGTTGCTGTCGTTGACGTTAGTGGGGCAAAGATATCACTAAAAGACTTGGAAAGTACACTAAAAGAAATAAACGAGGTTAAGGAAGTAAAAATAGTGGAGATAGAGTGA